A region from the Aeromicrobium choanae genome encodes:
- the mtrA gene encoding MtrAB system response regulator MtrA, with protein MTQRRPKNDRVLVVDDDASLAEMLTIVLEGEGFRTSVCRTGDAVMEAFEAFKPDVVLLDRMLPGLDGMEVCRRIREVSGVPIVMLTAKGDTRDIVDGLGVGADDYITKPFRNSELIARIRARLRRSDPMGARIEFGGIVLDPQAHTVTRDGRPVSLTPLEFDLLACLISAPEQVFSREALLEKVWGYHHPGDTKLVNVHMTRLRQKIEDDADNPSVIRTVRGVGYQAIDPATP; from the coding sequence ATGACGCAACGTCGCCCCAAGAACGATCGGGTGCTGGTCGTCGACGATGACGCGTCGTTGGCGGAGATGCTCACGATCGTCCTCGAGGGGGAGGGCTTCCGTACGTCGGTCTGTCGCACCGGCGACGCGGTGATGGAGGCCTTCGAGGCCTTCAAGCCCGATGTCGTGCTCCTTGACCGGATGCTCCCGGGTCTGGACGGCATGGAAGTGTGCCGCCGGATCCGGGAGGTCTCGGGCGTCCCGATCGTCATGCTGACCGCCAAGGGCGACACGCGCGACATCGTCGACGGCCTCGGCGTCGGGGCCGACGACTACATCACCAAGCCGTTCCGCAACAGCGAGCTGATCGCGCGCATCCGCGCCCGGCTGCGCCGCAGCGACCCGATGGGCGCCCGGATCGAGTTCGGCGGGATCGTGCTCGACCCCCAGGCCCACACCGTCACCCGTGACGGCCGCCCGGTGTCGCTCACACCGCTGGAGTTCGACCTGCTCGCGTGCCTGATCTCCGCGCCCGAGCAGGTCTTCAGCCGCGAGGCGCTGCTGGAGAAGGTCTGGGGCTACCACCATCCCGGTGACACCAAGCTGGTCAACGTCCACATGACCCGCCTGCGCCAGAAGATCGAGGACGACGCCGACAACCCCAGCGTCATCCGCACGGTCCGCGGCGTCGGCTACCAGGCGATCGATCCGGCGACCCCCTGA
- the ahcY gene encoding adenosylhomocysteinase codes for MGMDYRVKDLSLHEYGRKEIELAEHEMPGLMAMRERYGDTKPLAGARIAGSLHMTIQTAVLIETLTALGADVRWATCNIFSTQDHAAAAVVVGRDGTPDDPQGTPVFAWKGETLAEYWDEAEKVFDFAEGGPNVLLDDGGDITMLLHLGVEYEKAGAVPPQDSTDNEEFKEVLRVLARSLETKPQHWTNIAKDIKGVSEETTTGVLRLYDRFREGTLLFPAINVNDSVTKSKFDNKYGCRHSLIDGINRATDVMIGGKVAVVCGYGDVGKGSAESLRGQGARVIVTEIDPICALQAAMDGYEVKRLESVVETADIFITTTGNFDIIRVEHFEKMKHQAIVGNIGHFDNEINMAGLAKIPGIVKDEIKPQVHQWIFPDGKKIIVLSEGRLLNLGNATGHPSFVMSNSFTNQVLAQIELFSKADQYELGVHVLPKHLDEEVARLHLDALGVELTELSKAQAEYLGVDVAGPYKSDHYRY; via the coding sequence ATGGGTATGGATTATCGCGTCAAGGACCTGTCCCTCCACGAGTACGGCCGCAAGGAGATCGAGCTCGCGGAGCACGAGATGCCGGGCCTGATGGCCATGCGTGAGCGCTACGGCGACACCAAGCCGCTGGCCGGCGCCCGCATCGCCGGATCGCTGCACATGACGATCCAGACCGCGGTCCTGATCGAGACCCTCACCGCCCTGGGCGCCGACGTGCGCTGGGCGACGTGCAACATCTTCTCCACCCAGGACCACGCCGCCGCCGCGGTCGTCGTCGGCCGGGACGGGACGCCGGACGATCCGCAGGGCACGCCGGTCTTCGCGTGGAAGGGCGAGACCCTCGCCGAGTACTGGGACGAGGCCGAGAAGGTGTTCGACTTCGCCGAGGGCGGACCCAACGTGCTGCTCGACGACGGTGGCGACATCACGATGCTGCTGCACCTGGGCGTCGAGTACGAGAAGGCCGGCGCCGTCCCGCCGCAGGACAGCACCGACAACGAGGAGTTCAAGGAGGTGCTGCGCGTCCTGGCCCGCTCGCTGGAGACCAAGCCGCAGCACTGGACGAACATCGCCAAGGACATCAAGGGTGTCTCCGAGGAGACCACCACCGGCGTCCTGCGCCTCTACGACCGCTTCCGCGAGGGCACGCTGCTCTTCCCGGCGATCAACGTCAACGACTCGGTCACCAAGAGCAAGTTCGACAACAAGTACGGCTGCCGCCACTCGCTCATCGACGGCATCAACCGCGCCACCGACGTCATGATCGGCGGCAAGGTCGCGGTCGTGTGCGGCTACGGCGACGTGGGCAAGGGCTCGGCCGAGTCGCTGCGCGGCCAGGGCGCTCGCGTCATCGTCACCGAGATCGACCCGATCTGCGCCCTCCAGGCCGCGATGGACGGCTACGAGGTCAAGCGCCTCGAGTCGGTCGTGGAGACCGCCGACATCTTCATCACCACGACGGGCAACTTCGACATCATCCGGGTCGAGCACTTCGAGAAGATGAAGCATCAGGCGATCGTGGGCAACATCGGCCATTTCGACAACGAGATCAACATGGCCGGCCTGGCCAAGATCCCCGGCATCGTCAAGGACGAGATCAAGCCCCAGGTCCACCAGTGGATCTTCCCCGACGGCAAGAAGATCATCGTGCTGTCCGAGGGCCGCCTGCTCAACCTGGGCAACGCCACGGGCCACCCCTCGTTCGTGATGTCGAACTCCTTCACGAACCAGGTGCTGGCGCAGATCGAGCTGTTCAGCAAGGCCGACCAGTACGAGCTGGGCGTGCATGTGCTGCCCAAGCACCTCGACGAGGAGGTCGCCCGACTGCACCTGGACGCGCTCGGTGTCGAGCTCACCGAGCTGTCGAAGGCCCAGGCCGAGTACCTCGGCGTCGACGTGGCAGGTCCGTACAAGTCGGACCACTACCGCTACTGA
- a CDS encoding PrsW family intramembrane metalloprotease — MTTTEAPAALPREDDPFRQRGRKVLVVLVWISALLGAAGAIFLASTSGSVTGASLAVVYALVPLPVALAMYWWLDRVEPEPFRYKAAAFVWGAVIAVAIALPMEIGMSRLGMSEDWLIAFGAPVAEEFAKGLFVVLTLVRLRRIIDGVLDGLIVSGLVALGFAAMENVGYYAASYLGFDEVPYSGTEMATATFVVRGLFSPFAHPLFASAIGIAVGLSVSRTSRAQRWGLVALGYLVSVGLHALWNGSIVIGGGVGFLLAYVVLACLLLGLGITAVVLRMRQFDVMVRSLGDMARRGWLHPAEVPWLVRFGRRRQARIFAAGYGPIAVEAVDRYQQLATEVAFLHDAVMTGRAKPEGPDRTYALLDRMWHLRPFLRFPPALPPGSR, encoded by the coding sequence GTGACGACGACCGAGGCGCCCGCCGCGCTGCCGCGCGAGGACGACCCGTTCCGCCAGCGCGGTCGCAAGGTTCTCGTGGTGCTGGTCTGGATCTCGGCGCTGCTCGGCGCGGCCGGTGCGATCTTCCTGGCCTCCACGTCGGGCTCGGTCACCGGCGCCTCCCTCGCGGTCGTCTACGCGCTCGTCCCGCTGCCGGTCGCGCTGGCCATGTACTGGTGGCTCGACCGCGTCGAGCCCGAGCCGTTCCGCTACAAGGCGGCCGCGTTCGTCTGGGGCGCGGTGATCGCCGTGGCGATCGCGCTGCCGATGGAGATCGGGATGTCGCGCCTGGGCATGAGCGAGGACTGGCTCATCGCGTTCGGGGCGCCGGTCGCCGAGGAGTTCGCCAAGGGCCTGTTCGTCGTGCTCACCCTCGTTCGGCTGCGCCGGATCATCGACGGGGTCCTCGACGGCCTCATCGTCTCGGGCCTGGTCGCGCTCGGCTTCGCCGCGATGGAGAACGTCGGCTACTACGCCGCGAGCTACCTGGGCTTCGACGAGGTGCCCTACTCCGGCACCGAGATGGCCACCGCCACGTTCGTGGTCCGCGGCCTGTTCAGCCCCTTCGCCCACCCGCTGTTCGCGTCGGCGATCGGCATCGCCGTCGGCCTGTCGGTCTCGCGCACCTCGCGGGCCCAGCGCTGGGGACTGGTGGCGCTGGGCTACCTCGTCAGTGTCGGCCTCCACGCGCTGTGGAACGGCTCGATCGTGATCGGGGGCGGCGTCGGCTTCCTGCTGGCCTACGTCGTGCTCGCGTGCCTGCTGCTCGGCCTGGGCATCACCGCGGTCGTGCTGCGGATGCGCCAGTTCGACGTGATGGTCCGCTCCCTGGGCGACATGGCGCGGCGCGGCTGGCTCCACCCGGCCGAGGTGCCGTGGCTGGTCCGCTTCGGCCGCCGGCGCCAGGCCCGCATCTTCGCGGCCGGCTACGGACCCATCGCCGTGGAGGCCGTCGACCGCTACCAGCAGCTCGCCACCGAGGTGGCCTTCCTGCACGACGCGGTGATGACCGGACGGGCCAAGCCCGAGGGTCCGGACCGCACGTATGCCCTGCTCGACCGCATGTGGCACCTGCGTCCGTTCCTGCGGTTCCCGCCCGCCCTGCCGCCCGGCTCCAGATGA
- a CDS encoding amphi-Trp domain-containing protein translates to MSDLFEIDQTQRLRREEAAAKLHALADALARHNSVEFEKNGHRITVDVPDEVELTVEVEIGDENELEIELRW, encoded by the coding sequence GTGAGCGACCTGTTCGAGATCGACCAGACCCAGCGACTCCGCCGCGAGGAGGCCGCCGCCAAGCTGCACGCCCTCGCCGACGCGCTCGCGCGCCACAACTCGGTGGAGTTCGAGAAGAACGGCCACCGCATCACGGTCGACGTGCCCGACGAGGTCGAGTTGACCGTCGAGGTGGAGATCGGCGACGAGAACGAGCTGGAGATCGAGCTGCGCTGGTGA
- a CDS encoding DsbA family protein: protein MTNDRKARGARAEQARLERERAERRKRTTLTLAAVVGALVLVAGIAWGVSALGGDDAADGPVVEPRNVTSGGVQHPGAAPAGAAVVEVYEDFLCSHCADFEAEHGAWLADRAERGDIVLRFMPMTILDGTADTGPAHDAMNAAFCVADAQGAEAFWAMKSALFAAGYASGDEEPSDGALAGLAQDAGVPGADACIQDGTFVPWLNEARETARERGVTGTPSVYVDGEKLDDVFEVRSAVEDALAS from the coding sequence GTGACGAACGACCGCAAGGCACGGGGAGCCCGGGCCGAGCAGGCACGCCTCGAGCGTGAGCGTGCGGAGCGCCGCAAGCGCACCACGCTCACGCTCGCGGCGGTCGTCGGAGCCCTGGTGCTCGTGGCCGGGATCGCCTGGGGCGTCTCGGCACTGGGCGGCGACGACGCGGCCGACGGTCCGGTCGTCGAGCCGCGGAACGTGACGTCCGGCGGCGTCCAGCATCCCGGCGCCGCTCCGGCCGGCGCGGCCGTGGTGGAGGTGTACGAGGACTTCCTGTGCTCCCACTGCGCCGACTTCGAGGCCGAGCACGGCGCGTGGCTGGCCGACCGGGCCGAGCGCGGCGACATCGTGCTGCGCTTCATGCCCATGACGATCCTCGACGGCACGGCCGACACCGGCCCGGCGCACGACGCGATGAACGCGGCGTTCTGCGTCGCCGACGCGCAGGGTGCGGAGGCGTTCTGGGCGATGAAGTCGGCGCTGTTCGCGGCGGGCTACGCCTCGGGCGACGAGGAGCCGTCCGACGGCGCGCTCGCGGGCCTGGCGCAGGACGCCGGTGTCCCCGGCGCCGACGCGTGCATCCAGGACGGCACGTTCGTGCCCTGGCTGAACGAGGCGCGCGAGACCGCGCGCGAGCGCGGCGTCACGGGCACGCCGTCGGTGTACGTCGACGGCGAGAAGCTCGACGACGTCTTCGAGGTGCGCTCGGCCGTCGAGGACGCGCTAGCGTCCTGA
- a CDS encoding DsbA family protein, which translates to MTNDRQARAARAEQMRKEREKAERKQRNKITVAIVVVVLVLIAAAGWGIKSLSDDNAKNTEVIEPANLTEGGVDFPATEGAASADAPVVELFEDFLCPACGSFEQLSGQFLQDQAASGAITLRFMPFSFLHNQSTNDYSRRATNVAMCAVDQDGPEAFWKVHDALYANQPSEGGAGPEDAELIDLATEAGVSDVESCVRTEKFVPWIDEMQSTFADERDVSGTPTVHIDGKASEARTPQELQAAIAEASKS; encoded by the coding sequence GTGACGAACGACCGCCAGGCCCGCGCCGCCCGCGCCGAGCAGATGCGCAAGGAGCGCGAGAAGGCCGAGCGCAAGCAGCGCAACAAGATCACCGTCGCGATCGTCGTCGTGGTCCTCGTGCTGATCGCCGCCGCCGGCTGGGGGATCAAGTCCCTCTCGGACGACAACGCGAAGAACACCGAGGTCATCGAGCCGGCCAACCTCACCGAGGGCGGCGTCGACTTCCCGGCCACCGAGGGAGCGGCGAGCGCCGACGCCCCGGTCGTCGAGCTCTTCGAGGACTTCCTGTGCCCCGCCTGCGGCTCGTTCGAGCAGCTCAGCGGTCAGTTCCTGCAGGACCAGGCCGCGTCGGGTGCGATCACCCTGCGCTTCATGCCGTTCTCGTTCCTGCACAACCAGAGCACCAACGACTACTCGCGCCGCGCGACCAACGTGGCGATGTGCGCCGTCGACCAGGACGGCCCGGAGGCCTTCTGGAAGGTCCACGACGCGCTCTACGCCAACCAGCCCTCCGAGGGTGGCGCCGGTCCCGAGGACGCGGAGCTGATCGACCTGGCCACGGAGGCCGGTGTCTCGGACGTCGAGTCGTGCGTCCGCACCGAGAAGTTCGTCCCGTGGATCGACGAGATGCAGAGCACCTTCGCCGACGAGCGCGACGTCTCCGGCACGCCCACCGTGCACATCGACGGCAAGGCCTCCGAGGCCCGCACGCCGCAGGAGCTGCAGGCCGCGATCGCCGAGGCCTCCAAGTCCTGA
- the orn gene encoding oligoribonuclease yields the protein MNDKLVWIDCEMTGLSIRDDALVEIAALVTDYDLNVLGDGVDLIIKPPQAALDQMNEVVTRMHTSSGLLDELAGGISLREAEEQVLEYVRQYATEPGKTPLAGNSIGTDRAFLARDMTELETWLHYRVIDVSSIKELARHWFPRAYFAAPEKGGAHRALADIRESIDELRYYRRTVFTPDPGVDTETARTVAAEITGSTPSE from the coding sequence GTGAACGACAAGCTGGTGTGGATCGATTGCGAGATGACGGGCCTGTCGATCCGCGACGACGCCCTGGTCGAGATCGCGGCGCTCGTGACCGACTACGACCTGAACGTCCTCGGCGACGGGGTCGACCTCATCATCAAGCCCCCGCAGGCGGCCCTCGACCAGATGAACGAGGTGGTCACGCGGATGCACACCTCCTCGGGCCTGCTCGACGAGCTGGCCGGTGGCATCTCGCTGCGCGAGGCCGAGGAGCAGGTGCTCGAGTACGTCCGCCAGTACGCCACCGAGCCCGGGAAGACCCCGCTCGCCGGCAACTCGATCGGCACCGACCGCGCCTTCCTGGCCCGCGACATGACCGAGCTCGAGACGTGGCTGCACTACCGCGTGATCGACGTGTCCTCCATCAAGGAGCTGGCGCGCCACTGGTTCCCCCGCGCCTACTTCGCGGCACCCGAGAAGGGCGGCGCCCACCGCGCCCTGGCCGACATCCGCGAGAGCATCGACGAGCTGCGCTACTACCGCCGGACCGTCTTCACCCCCGATCCGGGCGTCGACACCGAGACCGCGCGCACCGTCGCTGCGGAGATCACCGGGAGCACCCCCTCCGAGTAG
- a CDS encoding DUF1801 domain-containing protein: MAEPKTQPTDADVDAFLAAATPARRREDGQRLAGLLREVTGTDPVMWGPSMVGYGSYRYVSPANPRTRGTWPKVAFSPRKAALTIYGLKDRPEGAELLPDLGAYTEGAGCVYVKRLDDVDLGVLRRLVAIAWEREDDPEP, encoded by the coding sequence ATGGCCGAGCCCAAGACGCAGCCCACCGACGCCGACGTGGACGCCTTCCTCGCTGCCGCGACCCCCGCGCGCCGGCGCGAGGACGGTCAGCGGCTGGCCGGACTCCTCCGCGAGGTGACCGGCACCGATCCGGTGATGTGGGGCCCTTCGATGGTGGGCTACGGCAGCTACCGCTACGTCTCCCCCGCGAATCCGCGCACTCGGGGGACGTGGCCGAAGGTCGCGTTCTCGCCCCGCAAGGCGGCGCTGACGATCTACGGCCTGAAGGACCGGCCCGAGGGTGCGGAGCTCCTGCCCGACCTCGGCGCCTACACCGAGGGCGCGGGCTGCGTGTACGTCAAGAGGCTCGACGACGTCGACCTCGGCGTGCTGCGCAGGCTCGTGGCGATCGCGTGGGAGCGCGAGGACGACCCCGAGCCGTGA
- a CDS encoding nucleosidase translates to MSLDPAKVLVIAATKAEAAHLPTEVPLVLTGIGKVEAAAAATEAIAALRPELVLNVGTAGALRPGLTGLFVPSLVVNHDFSADAIRALGHDAVDEIDLPDGDGTVLATGDLFVTDPVARDAIAARAHLVDMEGFAVARACQRAGVPCRLVKIVSDAADDSALEWTAVVDACARLLGHWVREQLA, encoded by the coding sequence GTGAGCCTCGACCCGGCGAAGGTCCTCGTCATCGCGGCGACGAAGGCCGAGGCCGCACACCTGCCCACGGAGGTGCCGCTCGTCCTCACCGGGATCGGGAAGGTCGAGGCCGCGGCGGCCGCCACGGAGGCCATCGCCGCCCTGCGTCCCGAGCTGGTCCTCAACGTCGGCACGGCGGGCGCGCTGCGTCCCGGGCTGACGGGGCTCTTCGTGCCGTCGCTCGTGGTCAACCACGACTTCTCCGCCGATGCGATCCGCGCGCTGGGACACGACGCCGTCGACGAGATCGACCTCCCCGACGGGGACGGCACCGTCCTGGCCACCGGCGACCTCTTCGTCACCGACCCGGTGGCCCGCGACGCCATCGCGGCGCGCGCCCACCTGGTCGACATGGAGGGCTTCGCCGTGGCGCGGGCGTGCCAGCGCGCCGGCGTGCCGTGCCGCCTCGTGAAGATCGTGAGCGACGCCGCCGACGACTCCGCGCTGGAGTGGACCGCGGTGGTCGACGCCTGCGCGCGGCTGCTCGGGCACTGGGTGCGCGAGCAGCTGGCCTGA
- a CDS encoding glycerol-3-phosphate dehydrogenase/oxidase: MRPVALSPQHRQEALDALASEHLDILVIGGGVVGGGAALDAATRGLSVGLVEARDFASGTSSRSSKLVHGGLRYLEMLDFRLVAEALGERSLLIDKLAPHLVKPVPFLYPLTHRVWERFYAGSGVALYDSMALLSGRSRGVPRHRHLTRTGARRVMPGLRKDALVGALHYYDGQVDDARHTMFLSRTAAAYGAHVASRTRVIDLVREADRVVGARVKDLETGREIEIRARQVVNATGVWTDETQSFAAERGQFNVRASKGIHLVVPRDRIRGESGLILRTEKSVLFVIPWGRHWIIGTTDTDWSLSKDHPAASAKDIAYLLDEVNKVLVEPLVPEDVEGVYAGLRPLLAGEDEATSKLSREHAVSTSVKGLVVIAGGKYTTYRVMAKDAIDAAVQQMGSLLDRRVPECVTDDIPLLGADGYSALWNQRQVLAAQHGLGVGRIEHLLNRFGTLATEVLDLIADRPDLAEPLTGADDYLRAEVVYGVTHEGARHLDDILARRTRISIETFHRGTECAAEAAELMAEVLDWSDAQREREVDHYLKRVDAERESQTMPDDETADAARMGAPDVVPVAHP, translated from the coding sequence ATGCGACCGGTTGCCCTCTCCCCGCAGCACCGCCAGGAGGCGCTCGACGCGCTGGCCTCGGAACACCTCGACATCCTCGTCATCGGCGGCGGGGTCGTCGGAGGTGGTGCCGCGCTCGACGCCGCCACGCGAGGCCTGTCCGTCGGACTCGTGGAGGCCCGCGACTTCGCCTCCGGCACCTCCAGCCGCTCGAGCAAGCTCGTGCACGGCGGCCTGCGCTACCTCGAGATGCTCGACTTCCGCCTCGTCGCGGAGGCGCTCGGCGAGCGCAGCCTGCTGATCGACAAGCTGGCGCCCCACCTCGTGAAGCCGGTGCCGTTCCTCTACCCGCTGACGCACCGCGTGTGGGAGCGCTTCTACGCCGGCTCCGGCGTGGCTCTCTACGACTCGATGGCGCTGCTCTCGGGTCGCTCGCGCGGTGTCCCTCGGCACCGTCACCTCACCCGCACCGGCGCCCGGCGAGTCATGCCGGGCCTGCGCAAGGACGCCCTCGTGGGCGCCCTGCACTACTACGACGGCCAGGTCGACGACGCCCGCCACACGATGTTCCTGTCGCGCACGGCCGCGGCCTACGGCGCCCACGTCGCCAGCCGCACCCGCGTGATCGACCTCGTGCGCGAGGCCGACCGGGTCGTCGGCGCGCGGGTCAAGGACCTCGAGACGGGCCGTGAGATCGAGATCCGCGCCCGCCAGGTCGTCAACGCCACGGGCGTCTGGACCGACGAGACGCAGTCCTTCGCCGCCGAGCGCGGGCAGTTCAACGTCCGGGCCAGCAAGGGCATCCACCTCGTGGTGCCGCGCGACCGGATCCGCGGCGAGTCCGGCCTGATCCTGCGCACCGAGAAGTCGGTGCTGTTCGTCATCCCGTGGGGGCGTCACTGGATCATCGGCACGACCGACACCGACTGGTCGCTGAGCAAGGACCACCCGGCCGCGAGCGCGAAGGACATCGCCTACCTGCTCGACGAGGTCAACAAGGTCCTCGTCGAGCCGCTCGTGCCCGAGGACGTCGAGGGCGTCTACGCCGGGCTGCGCCCGCTGCTGGCCGGCGAGGACGAGGCCACCAGCAAGCTGTCGCGCGAGCACGCGGTCTCGACCTCGGTGAAGGGTCTCGTCGTCATCGCCGGCGGCAAGTACACGACCTACCGCGTCATGGCGAAGGACGCGATCGACGCCGCCGTGCAGCAGATGGGCTCGCTGCTCGACCGTCGCGTGCCCGAGTGCGTCACCGACGACATCCCGCTGCTGGGCGCCGACGGGTACTCCGCCCTGTGGAACCAGCGCCAGGTGCTCGCGGCCCAGCACGGCCTCGGCGTCGGTCGGATCGAGCACCTGCTGAACCGGTTCGGCACCCTCGCCACCGAGGTGCTCGACCTCATCGCCGACCGGCCGGACCTCGCCGAGCCGCTCACCGGCGCGGACGACTACCTGCGCGCCGAGGTGGTCTACGGCGTCACGCACGAGGGGGCCCGGCACCTCGACGACATCCTCGCGCGGCGCACCCGGATCTCGATCGAGACGTTCCACCGCGGCACCGAGTGCGCGGCGGAGGCAGCCGAGCTCATGGCCGAGGTCCTCGACTGGTCCGACGCCCAGCGCGAGCGCGAGGTCGACCACTACCTCAAGCGGGTCGACGCCGAGCGCGAGAGCCAGACGATGCCCGACGACGAGACGGCCGACGCGGCGCGGATGGGCGCTCCCGACGTCGTCCCGGTGGCGCACCCGTGA
- a CDS encoding alpha/beta hydrolase, with product MSAATRHGLSAALKAERSVVRGFARLPDSVVARLGRHAPVNRDGETLSPEIAVALRVMNRIPGGDFTQHPVEQARRMLTDEALVFADVFPDFAVEEDLVIPSAAGPIPATRYRATTESKGLVLYFHGGGWVLGSRVSTDSAVRFLALEAGVDVLSVDYRLAPEHPFPAATEDALAAWDFAVEHAPGWGLDPRRIVVAGDSAGGNLSAVLAHDLRGRDVVPALQVLLFPVTDLSTKHPSYAEFSEGFFLTEGHMDWYRERYLADPADALVPRASPLLAEDLTGLPPAYVAVAGFDPLRDEGIAYARRLEEAGVPTTLAREGALIHAFINITGVSRPAREATLRIASAITAAMA from the coding sequence GTGAGCGCCGCGACGCGGCACGGCCTCTCCGCCGCGCTGAAGGCCGAGCGCTCGGTGGTGCGTGGCTTCGCCCGGCTGCCCGACTCGGTGGTCGCGCGGCTCGGCCGGCACGCGCCGGTCAACCGCGACGGCGAGACCCTCTCGCCCGAGATCGCGGTCGCCCTGCGGGTGATGAACCGGATCCCCGGGGGCGACTTCACGCAGCACCCCGTGGAGCAGGCGCGCCGCATGCTGACCGACGAGGCGCTCGTGTTCGCCGACGTGTTCCCCGACTTCGCCGTCGAGGAGGACCTCGTGATCCCGAGCGCGGCCGGCCCGATCCCGGCCACGCGGTACCGCGCGACCACCGAGTCGAAAGGCCTCGTCCTGTACTTCCACGGCGGGGGATGGGTGCTCGGCAGCCGTGTCAGCACCGACTCGGCCGTGCGCTTCCTCGCGCTGGAGGCCGGGGTCGACGTCCTCTCCGTGGACTACCGACTCGCGCCCGAGCACCCGTTCCCCGCGGCCACCGAGGACGCGCTGGCGGCCTGGGACTTCGCGGTGGAGCACGCGCCGGGCTGGGGCCTGGACCCGCGGCGCATCGTGGTCGCGGGCGACAGCGCCGGTGGCAACCTGAGCGCGGTGCTGGCGCACGACCTGCGCGGGCGCGACGTCGTCCCCGCCCTGCAGGTGCTGCTGTTCCCGGTCACCGACCTGTCCACCAAGCACCCGTCGTACGCCGAGTTCTCCGAGGGCTTCTTCCTCACCGAGGGGCACATGGACTGGTACCGCGAGCGCTACCTCGCCGATCCCGCCGACGCGCTCGTCCCGCGCGCCTCGCCGCTGCTGGCCGAGGACCTCACAGGGCTGCCGCCGGCCTACGTCGCCGTGGCCGGCTTCGACCCGCTGCGCGACGAGGGCATCGCGTACGCCCGCCGGCTGGAGGAGGCCGGGGTTCCCACCACGTTGGCCCGCGAGGGTGCGCTGATCCACGCGTTCATCAACATCACCGGCGTCAGCCGCCCGGCGAGGGAGGCGACGCTGCGGATCGCGAGCGCGATCACGGCAGCCATGGCGTGA